Below is a genomic region from Eulemur rufifrons isolate Redbay chromosome 24, OSU_ERuf_1, whole genome shotgun sequence.
CATGCCCAGGGTTACCCTGGCTCCCTTTCTCATGGGGCCTGACCCATGAtctgtcccttctccccaggTGTGGTGACCAAGATGAAGATGCAGAGGACCATTGTCATCCGCCGAGACTATCTCCACTACATCCGCAAGTACAATCGCTTTGAGAAGCGCCACAAGAACATGTCTGTGCACCTGTCCCCCTGCTTCAGGTGAGCACAGTGGCCCCCTCAGGTAGCCCAGGCCACCCTCCCAGACTTCCTTTTCCAGATCTGGGCCAACTTGAGGCCAGCTGAAGGAGTAACCGGGTTGGCATTTCTGGCAAGCCCCGGAATCCCAGGGTTTTTATATATCACGTGTTCTTCAGAGTCAACATTCTGTAGTTGAGTATCTCTTATCTGAAAGGCTCGGGAacagtgtttctgttttctttaggattttggaatgtttgcatatacataatgagatatcttggggatagaACCTCAgtctaaatatgaaatttatttatgtttcatatacatcttATATACATAGGCTGAAGGTAATTTCATgcaatgtggttttttttcttttaaagttttcagtAGATTTAGAGATACAAATGGTTTTTGGTTACGTTGGAGAATTGTATAATGGTGATATCTAGGTTTTCAATGTACCTATCACTTGAATAGTGCGTATTGCACCTGATGGGAAGTTTTTCTTTGCGCACTCCATCCTACCTTCCCCTCTTCTGAGCCTGCAATGTCCATTATACTACTTTATGTCCCTTAAAcgatgtttttaataattttgtgcatgaaacagaGTTAGTGTATGTTGGACCTGTCAGAAAGCAAAGCTGTCATTTCaccactcaaaaagtttcagaatcGGGATTTTCAGACTAGGGATGCTCAATAGGAGGCAGAAGTCTTGGGACCAAAAGATTTGAATATCTTAAACTAGATGGGAACCTCAGCAATGATGAAACTATATGCCTGTTTGTTCAACATGTGTTGTATTGTTCAATGCTAGGCCTGGTGTTAGACACTGGGGGTTCAGTGGTGAGCAGGGGGCAAAGCGCTGCTCCCCGAGAGCAGGGGACACCTAGCAGGGAGGGTGCCAGACAGTGGGCCAAGGAGAAACATGCCTGGTGATGGGACAGCTGATAGGCCTCGTGGGGGACTCGGGATCAACGTAGGGAGGTATATGGGCAGAGAAGTGGGGTGGCCTGCACGGACTCTGATAGGGGACCTGACCTGCAGGGTGCCAGTACCCTGGCTGCTGGGGCAGGTAGACTGTggacggggcggggggcggaTTGAAGAGGCTGGGGACCATCCTTGGGAGCCTCCAGCCTGTTCTGTGTCTACAGCCTTGAGctcagtgccttgcacatagtttGTGCTCAATGAATGACAACTAGGGGGTTGGACTGGCAACTGGAACCTGGTTGGAGTTTGGAGCCAAAGCGGGGAGCCCTCAGTCTGGTGAAGGGAGGGAGGGTCTGCTAGGGTGGCCCCTCCTGAGGACACAGCCCCTACCTGTCTCCACAGGGACGTCCAGATTGGCGACATTGTCACAGTGGGCGAGTGCCGGCCCCTGAGCAAGACGGTGCGCTTCAACGTGCTCAAGGTCACCAAGGCTGCCGGCACCAAGAAGCAGTTCCAGAAGTTCTGAGACTGGGTGTCTGCCCACtccccccaaaagaaataaagttattttctcatTCATAGGCCAGACATGGAATCTCTGAACCTCTACCAGAGGGAGCAGTTGTCCCTGGGCATTGAGCAGGGCTGAGTGGAAGATGAGGCTCATTCTCTGGGGGAGCAGGGATGGGAATGGGGCCCAGTTCCTGCCTTCGCTCTGCCCTCATCTCTGGGTGAGGACAATGCAACCTGAATTAAGATGGTGCCCCTCTCTCTGGTTCTCCTTTTTTGGTCCATGTCACCTTTTCTTGCTGTCTGAATAAGGCCAACTACCTGGTGTTGCGCTGttgtccctccaccccccaaaTCTCTGGGGAGGAAGTGAGTGAGGGCGGAAGCCCCTGGGTCCCAGGCTCTGGTCTAGACCCTTCCTGGCCTCCTTGGGTGGCAAGGGAGGAAGCAGCAGCGACCTGGGTTGTGAGCCGTGGGCCATACCTAGCTCACTGCAGTCAGGTGGGCTTGCTGCGTTCTCAGCATCTTGACTTCATCCTGGGCCCAAGGAATGGGGCCAGGAAGCCAAGCAGGGTCCCTGTGGACCTCACCACCCCACTCTAGGTGGACACCATTCCcatttgctgatgaggaaacacTTGGGACAGGGCAAGTCCTCCTCCCAGAGTAGCCGAATTCCAGGTCTCAGATTCTGGAAACTCACTGGACACTCGTCTAAGAAATCTCAGTAAGGAAATTGGTATTGCAGGCAGGTGGCATAGTGAGGCCAAGCAGTAGCCAGCCTGGAAGCCACCTCTGCGATTCCTGGGCTGTGCTGCTCAGGAATGGTGCAGGATGTCCCCAGGGTTGGGGCTGGAAAGGTGGGGGCCTTGAGAAGAGTGGGACAGTGGCAGACTGGCAGGGGGCCCTTGAGTGTCACCTGCAGTTAAGGCAGAGTCTGGGCACAGGGAGAGGCAGGCACCATAGAAACAGGTGAGCCTTGAGCATCACACCCAGGTGGGCTGAGGACGACAAGTGGAGGACAGGGCCAGGAGTAGGATGGGCAGGAGCACAACAGAGGCAGACTCTAGGAACTTCAGGGAGAAGGGGGCCGCAAGGATTTGGGGTACCCAAAGGGGAGAGACCTGCGTCTGAGCCCAGCAGAGGTGGAGATGCAGAGATAGAAGAGAGATGCTGGAGTCCCACTGACCTCGCCCCTTGGACCTGCGGTGCTGGGGTCCCCAGGTCCCTGCCCCCCACGCCCGTACCAGGGTCTGAGGGCAGCACTGGTACAAGGGTTGGGAGACAGGGCCATGAGGAGAGGAGCCGCTGCTGCCTCCAGGGACGCTTCCTCCCAGTAGGCCCAGCCTCTGCCTTTTACCCAGGGGAGGGCGGGGGTTCCTGCCAGAGGAAGTGGGGTGCATCAAAGAGGACAGGAAGGGGCAGGGACAGGTCAGAAGGGGCCACCGCCCAGAGTTTCTGAGCCTGCAAGCCCGCCCCACCCTGTGCTGGGGGCTTAGAGACACAGAGGGCGGAGGGGGACAGAGACCCcagagggagggggtggagaCTCAGAGAAGGATCTGGGCCACCCTCTGGCCACAGGTGTTTCCGTTGGGGTGGGGCCCGCTGTGTTTACCACAACACAACAGCCCAGCTCCCCTGTTTCCTCCCCAGCGGTTGTTGGGGCGTCTCCATGGTGCTggggtgtgtgttggggaaggACCTCTGCCGGGCCTAGTGGGTTGCAAAGACCAGGGAGAAAGACCCCCCTGGGACCCTTGGGCAGTTCTTTCACCTGAAGAGTGGGGTGGCAGCTCTTAGACAGTTGTGTGACGACAACTGCAGGAAATATAGTCCCTAGGTCTGAATCACAGGCTCACActtcccctctgctcctcccacccGCTCTCCCCCTGCTCAAGCCCTTCAATCCCCAGCGCCCACCAGCCCTGCTGCTCTGCCGAGCCTCTGCACagactgttccctctgcttggaaacTCCAACCCCAGCTTTCCAAACAGCTCCCTCCCTCACTGTCTTGTCTTTAATCTGCACCAACCTATTTCCACTTGGCAAAACCTGCAACCCTCCAGGTCACCTTTCCCTGCGTTATGGACCTACAAGTCAGGTAAAACCTCCTCCTCGTCTCTTTACTGGGCAAATAGTGTGCAGTACTGCTTATTTTCCCGTTTGCAGGTGGGCTGTCTCCTACCTCCCCCACCGGAATGTGAGCTCCGGGAGGGCAGGGATCTCTTCACCCCCAGCGCTGGAACATACAAATGCTCCAGAAATGGAGcatgttgagtgaatgaatgaattaatcttttgttgttgttgttgttgttgttgttttgttttgttttgtttttttgagacagcctcattctgttgcccaggctagagtgccgtggcgtcagcctagctcacagcaacctcaaactcctgggctcaagcgatcctcctgcctcagcctcctgagtagctgggactacaggcgtgcgccaccatgaccggctaattttttctatacatatttttagttgtccatatactttctttctatttttagtagagacggggtcttgctcttgctcaggctggtctggaactcctaagctcaaaggatccacctgcctcggtctcccagagtgctaggattacaggtgtgagccaccacacccggcctgttgtttttttttttaagacaggatctaGCTCTGTCGCCtgcgctagagtgcagtggcatcgtcatagctcactgcagcctcaaactcctgcgctcaagccatcctcctgcctcagcctcctgagtagctggtactacggGCTCGAGCCACCTCgctgagctaatttttgtattttttgtagagacagggtctcactattgccaaggctgatctcaaactcctggcctaaaaaagtgccaggattacaggcgtgggccagcGCACAGGCCTGAATGAATTAACTTAATGTGAAACTCCTACATTCTCAGCGGGCGGACTTGACCACTAGGCTTCAGGGCACTGAATAAGGAAGCTGTGAGCACAGCCCAGGCTTCCTAGCCTGTAAAACGAGTCCTTGCCTCCCTGCCTGTTGGGAGGGTGTGATGTGCTTGCGTATAATGGGGTGGAACGAGTTCTGGTAAGTGATACTTAGGGAAGTAGTTATGCCGGCCCTCAGCCTATTGTTAGAGAAAAGCTCCATGGTGTCATGTCATGTCCAGGCCTGGGTCGCTTTCGGCAGGCCTAAGGACAAGGTGACCCCAGAAGTATTGTGTGGTTGTGGACTCTATTACACACTGTGGGTCTATTACAGCAAGCCCTGGTAGTTTGTCCCAGAATATTGAGTCTATTTTAACATGCTTCTGGAATATTCTGTTGCATGCCTATTATAGGGGGCCCAGTGGCATTGACCATTTCACAGGCAAATTAGCTTCAGGCAGGTTTTGTAGCAGGGTCCTGGGTTTACAGTCACAGCAGGCATCAGGCCCATCGCATGCAAACAGGGCAGGTCTTGGTTGGACCATATCGTGTCATGGCCCTGCACCTGTCACAGCAGCTCATGGCAGTATGTCACAGCCATATTGGAGGTCCTTGTTGTGGCCTCCTGTGCGTTATTAATATAGCAGGACCTCAGGGTGTTTTAAGAGGCCCTGTTGATATTTTATGGTTGCAATACCCACGTTACATCATAGCCAGCATATGATGTAGGGGGGCCTTGTGAAGTATGTGTAATTAACATCTCTTCACCCTAGGAGCCAAgagctatttttcaagttgcagaaaggatcatttttttttttttttttttgagacaaagtctcactctgttgcctgggctagagtgctgtggcgccagcctagctcacagcaacctcaaactcctgggctcaagcgatcctcctgccttagcctcccgagtagctgggactacaggcatgctccaccattcccagctaattctttctatatatttttagttatccagctaatttctttctatttttagtagagtcgggggtctcgctcttgctcaggctggtctcaaactcctgagctcaaacaatctgcctgcctcggcctcccagagtgctaggattacaggcgtgagccatcgcgcctcaCCAGGATCATTTGtgtttgaagtttttattctattttcataataaaacaccatggccacaaggaaaaaaatttttttttctagtgttgcATTCAATGTGTTTAAATATGAAATCTCTGATTTgggggctttttgttttttttccttctttttatgtttGTCCATCTCATTCATTGGGTTTATATaaaaatgtccgattttgaatcaaaagtttagtttattatatctcaaacaaggaGCAGtccaattaatcaaagtatgtgcccaGAGTgttgacacagttttgtcatcttagcggtagcttgtttacgccagcagcgaagaagcctggagagcaggtGGCGATGAAATTGGGAAAggcatttttcacagcttgttgagaattgaatatttttccttgcaagaagtggtccaaagcctggaagaagtggtagtcagctggtgcaaggtctggtgaatacggtggatgacagagagtttccaagtccagctgctgtagtttgagcagtgttgtttgtgcaacatatGGTTAAGtgttatcttgcaagaggattggcctgtctctattgacgaATTttagctgcttaattgcaagcatcctcatcatttcatccaattggttgcagtagacatccactgtatcgattaaccaggtttcatgaagctgtagcagataataccagcgctggaccactaAACAggcaccattagctttttttgatgaatatttggttttgaactgtgtttcggcacttcatctttatctaaccattgtgccaaacacttgtgattgtcaaaaagaatccatttttcatcacatgtaacaatacggcgTAAAAGTGGTTTGCcattatgtcgtgacagcaaagaaagccAGGATTCCAGACGATTtatcttctgatgcttgtttaattcatgtggtacccatctatccagcttctttaccttgcgcatttgtttcaaatggtctaatattgttggaatagtaatgtcaaaccttgctgctaattctcgtgtaggttgagatggatttgcttccactacagctttcagctcatcatgatcaaccttggtctcaggtcatccatgtggctcattttcaagattaatatcaccagaagggaacttctcaaactatcgacgtactgtgcgttcgttagccacatccttcccaaacacttcgctGATATTTCGAGCTGTTTGCCCAACATTGGGTCCATGATAGAACTCGTATTTGAAAATAACTCTgagttttgacttatccatggtttcacaaaaattgctctaaaagttTTTTTGAAAGACAATCACTAGCCAAaccgtgtgtttgaaagaatgaggatgtaccttcacaataaaaataagacaagaagtgtcaaagtgaaatgtcagaggccgggcgcggtggctcacgcctgtaatcctagcactctgggaggctgaggcgggtggatcgctcgaggtcaggagttcgagaccagcctgagcaagagcaagaccccgtctctactaaaaatagaaattatatggacaactaaaatatatatacacaaaaaattagccgggcatggtggcgcatgcctgtagtcccagctactcgggaggctgaggcaggaggatcgcttgagcccaggagtttgaggttgctgtgagctaggctgacgccacggcactcactctagcccaggcaacagagtgagactctgtctcaaaaaaaaaaaaaaaaaaaaaagtgaaatgtcagagagagatgtcacctgtcaaacttagcacttaaggaaatcagacatttcatacttaataatctaatagTAGGTCCCAACTCTACTAATATATCATGACAGAGACGCACGGATGATTCAGGGGTAAGTATAGATTCTGCCAGAACATCTAGCAGGACACCAAGGACATTCTAGGAGAGCTTTAGGGGCATATCAAGCCAGCCCAGGGTCACTAATTATTGTcttaattcattctacaaatatttattgtgtcatTCCCTGGGAATAGGTGAACGAGTGAGCAAGACACATCCAGGGCCTGGACTCTGAGACCGTATGATCCAGTGGGACCCCTGGGGACCCAGTTTGACTGGGGGGGAACATTAAGTGGAACAGGTGCCACTACAGATGCCCCGCTGTGTGCCCTGTGCCAGGCCTTTGTTCCGCTGAAGCCTctctaacaaaataggcacaattattatccccattttacagataaagaaaccaaggctTTCTGTGTGGCTGGCACAGAAGTGAAAAGGAAACCAAGGATCCAAGAGGCAGACCTggaagagtcaggatttgaagTTTCGCTTGTCTCCGGAGTCAGTAGGGGCCCTACCGTGTAGGTGCAGAGGGAAGGAGTGGATGTTAATGTGGCTCAGTGAGCGCAGCTCAGAGCTGCCTGGGGCATTTTGTAGCACACAGATGCCAGGGCCCAGGGCCGCTTGAAGGGCGAGTTCCCCTTGCAGTCTGTGGAGTGGATCGGAAGGGACCAGCGCTTGGTGCAATGCTCTGCTCGAACTGTCCTGAAAATGGAACAAAGGGACCCACATTTTCGTTTTGGACTAGGCAGCCCCACAGGGTGTGTAGCTGGTACTGCCATGGGCTTTCTCATGCATTGGAGTGAGTCCTGGAGGACATTATAGCAGGATCCTCGAGGACCCCAAGTGACAGTCTAAGGGTGTTCTAATAGagccctggggacaggagagagggTATAGTCAGAGACCATTAGAGCAAGACCCTGAGGATATGATGGCAGTGCTATAGCTGCGCTCTGAAGACATGGCAGGACTCCAAGGTGTCTGGAAGGGACTCCCACAGGGGCATTAAGGGGCCTTGAGACCTTTTGCTTTTGTGGCAAGGAGGCCAGGATGGGGAAGGTGAGGACAGACACTGAGAGGACTCCTGGCTACACCCTGAGGCCATTAcaacaggaaggagaagagatCAGAGTGGGGCCAGGGAAGGCACCCTGGATGAGCATGGGGGGCTGAATCATGGCCCCCAAAGACATCCTCACCCTGATTCCCAAACACCGGTGACTGTTACCTCTCATGGTAAAAGGGACTTGCAGATGTGATTCGGTTAAGGATCTTGAGCTGGGGAGGTGATCCTGGGTTACCCAGGTGGCTCCAAACATCATCACACAGGTCCTTTGTGCGAGGGGAAAGATGTGGCGCTGCTGGCTTGGAAGATCGAGGAAGCCCAGGACTGCGGCGGcccctagaagctggaaaaggccagGAAACGATCCTACCCTGGAATccccagaaggaacacagccctgcagaCCCACTTTagactcctgaccttgagaaGTGCATGCtagtaaatttgttttattttaagtcacttagtttgtggtaattagttgcagcagcaacaggaaactattaaataaaacaacGCCACCCTGGTGGATGGCTGTGCTGAAGTAGGATCCCAGGACTTATAAGGAAAACCTGGGGTAATTTTCACAGCACCCCGTAGGACACTGCGGTGGTTCTAGGGGACACAGTATAGCAGGTATGTCCCGTGGTATTTTTTAGCAGGAGCCTAAAGAATTCAAGGCGGGGCTAAGGGGCATTCCAATGGGGCCTGGCAGGGCCCAGGGGGGTTGAGAATACCCTAAAGCTATTTTTGTGACCCTCAAGGCCACATGAGGGAAGACTGGACCCATTTTAGCAGAATCAAGGGACTTTCTGAGCACTCAAGGGCAGAATATTGCAGGGTCCTGGGGACATTTTATCAGAAACAAAGGACTGTTTGACAGAACCCACATGTTGAAGTGACAGCTGGTGGGACATTATAGCAGGATCAGGGGCATCTGGAGGAGCTATCCAGAGATGGGTGAGCCAGGACCTCAAGGATGGCCGAGTAGGAGCCCCCAGGCAGTGCATGAAGGTCCTGGCAGCGTGGTGGCAGGATCTCAGGCCTATTTAGGGTCCCAGGCAATGGAGGGGGATCCTAGAGGTGTTTTAGCAGGGCTTTGGGGCCATTAGAGCAGGACCCAAGGTGCCTGAAGGGACATCCACAACCATATAGCAGGACCTCAGGGCCCTTTTTAGTGGGGTCTCAGGTCCCTTACAATGGGGATATTGGGGATGAGGGAACGAGGGCCCATGGGAGAGGCTTGTTAGCAAGTTCCcagtgtaacagagggaatggccttcTAAAAacggaaaaatattttctgtctctttaaaacgtCCTCCACTCCTCGGCCTCGCGttggccggcgcggtggctcacgcctgtaatcctaacactctgggaggccgaggagggaggatcgcttgagctcaggagttccagaccagcctgagcaagagcgagactccgtctctactaaaaatagaaagaaattatctggacaactaaaaatatatatagaaaaaattagccaggcatggtggcacatgcctgtagtcccagctactcgagaggctgagggaggaggatcgcttgaacccaggagtttgaggttgctgtgagctaggctgatgccacggcactctagcctgggcaatagattaagactccgtctcaaaaataaataactaaataactaaacaaaacaaatgaatggaATTGGTC
It encodes:
- the RPS11 gene encoding small ribosomal subunit protein uS17; amino-acid sequence: MADIQTERAYQKQPTIFQNKKRVLLGETGKEKLPRYYKNIGLGFKTPKEAIEGTYIDKKCPFTGNVSIRGRILSGVVTKMKMQRTIVIRRDYLHYIRKYNRFEKRHKNMSVHLSPCFRDVQIGDIVTVGECRPLSKTVRFNVLKVTKAAGTKKQFQKF